A stretch of the Halorussus salinus genome encodes the following:
- a CDS encoding methyl-accepting chemotaxis protein, whose amino-acid sequence MNGPDRERLDELTTRIESRLPRRIRRSYAAKFGAVLVGVVLLMLVVGLYVQIQAGDIVREDTRAQISGAATDEAEALQKWVTKQRSTTRFLAEAVSRDMTTAERRALLEQKLIDLPSEVQAIHYVDTETGEILASTDDDAIGTTPAGSQASWAGGSLSFEGPSEVVVTDPYEVGDDPVVAFATPTDRSGRMLVVTASLAKRSHALSSPMATGDIKVVNEDETIVFDNRNSRLLGTYERDSSVVEKGLVGQSGVSDMPLLPLFDRGGEVRAYTPVVGTDWVLLYHVPTSDAMAVQTKVTENVVLIVIAAVLGLALVGLTIGRGTAKSLEQVADTADDIASGKLDVELPETTREDEMGRLFGSFGSMREYLNTVADQADALAKQEFDDPVLDEPVPGTFGESLERMRHDLEEMVTNIDAAREEAQSAKAEAEETNAALERKAAEFGRVMERAADGDLTQRMDTESPTEAMTQIAEEFNAMLAELEATVADVSQFAETVAASSQEVTASTAEIEDASQQVSESTQVMSSAAEDQSARLDRTAGEMNDLSATIEEVAASAEQVAKAATHTESLGQQGREAAQEAIDEMRRIEDGTESTVQQMEELEAEIAHIGEVVDLIRSIADQTNMLALNANIEAANTDESSDGFEVVANEVKALADETKEAVGDIDDRIEAIESGATETVEDIRETRDAVSEGVRTVREAQEALEKVVDNVEETTDGIREISDATDDQSMTTQEVVGMVDEITDISDDTADEATDIAAATEEQTASLKEVSRSAEELSERAEALAATVDQFEVGHEDERVSQRTDSPPSR is encoded by the coding sequence ATGAACGGCCCCGACCGCGAACGACTCGACGAACTCACGACTCGAATCGAAAGTCGGCTCCCGCGACGGATTCGCCGGAGCTACGCGGCGAAGTTCGGCGCGGTACTCGTCGGAGTGGTACTCCTGATGCTCGTCGTCGGCCTGTACGTCCAGATACAGGCTGGCGACATCGTCAGGGAGGACACCCGCGCACAAATCAGCGGTGCGGCCACCGACGAGGCCGAGGCGTTGCAGAAGTGGGTCACCAAACAGCGTTCGACGACGCGCTTCCTCGCCGAAGCCGTCAGTCGGGACATGACCACCGCCGAACGCCGGGCGCTGTTGGAGCAGAAACTCATCGACCTGCCGAGCGAAGTGCAGGCGATTCACTACGTCGATACGGAGACCGGCGAAATACTTGCAAGTACAGACGACGATGCGATAGGGACGACGCCCGCGGGGTCGCAGGCCAGTTGGGCGGGCGGGTCGCTCTCGTTCGAGGGTCCTAGCGAAGTCGTCGTCACCGACCCGTACGAGGTCGGCGACGACCCTGTCGTCGCCTTCGCGACGCCGACCGACCGGTCCGGACGGATGCTCGTCGTGACCGCGTCGCTCGCCAAGCGGTCCCACGCGCTCTCCTCGCCGATGGCGACCGGCGACATCAAAGTCGTGAACGAAGACGAAACCATCGTCTTCGACAACCGCAACAGCCGACTGTTGGGGACGTACGAGCGCGATTCGAGCGTCGTCGAGAAGGGACTCGTCGGTCAGAGCGGCGTCAGTGACATGCCGCTGCTCCCGCTGTTCGACCGCGGCGGAGAGGTCCGGGCCTACACGCCGGTCGTCGGCACCGACTGGGTACTCCTCTATCACGTTCCGACGAGCGACGCGATGGCGGTGCAGACGAAGGTCACGGAGAACGTGGTCCTGATAGTAATCGCCGCGGTGTTGGGCTTGGCGCTGGTCGGCCTCACTATCGGGCGCGGCACCGCCAAGTCCCTCGAACAGGTCGCGGACACGGCCGACGACATCGCGTCGGGGAAACTCGATGTCGAACTCCCCGAGACCACTCGGGAGGACGAGATGGGGCGGCTGTTCGGGTCGTTCGGTTCGATGCGCGAGTACCTGAACACGGTCGCGGACCAAGCCGATGCGCTGGCGAAACAGGAGTTCGACGACCCCGTCCTCGACGAGCCGGTTCCGGGCACGTTCGGCGAGTCGCTCGAACGGATGCGCCACGACTTAGAGGAGATGGTCACGAACATCGACGCCGCCCGCGAGGAGGCCCAGAGCGCCAAGGCCGAGGCCGAGGAGACGAACGCCGCGCTCGAACGGAAGGCCGCCGAGTTCGGTCGCGTGATGGAACGGGCCGCCGACGGCGACCTGACCCAGCGCATGGACACCGAGAGTCCCACCGAAGCGATGACCCAGATCGCCGAGGAGTTCAACGCGATGCTCGCGGAACTCGAAGCCACGGTGGCGGATGTCAGTCAGTTCGCGGAGACCGTCGCGGCGTCGAGCCAAGAGGTGACCGCGAGTACCGCCGAGATAGAGGACGCGAGCCAACAGGTGAGCGAATCGACGCAGGTGATGTCGTCGGCCGCGGAAGACCAGTCCGCCCGCCTCGACAGAACCGCCGGGGAGATGAACGACCTCTCGGCGACCATCGAGGAGGTCGCCGCGTCCGCAGAGCAGGTCGCGAAGGCGGCGACTCACACCGAGTCGTTGGGCCAACAGGGTCGCGAGGCCGCACAGGAAGCCATCGACGAGATGCGACGCATCGAGGACGGAACCGAATCGACCGTCCAGCAGATGGAGGAGTTAGAGGCCGAAATCGCCCACATCGGCGAGGTCGTGGACCTCATCCGGTCTATCGCCGACCAGACGAACATGTTGGCGCTGAACGCGAACATCGAGGCGGCCAACACCGACGAGTCCAGCGACGGGTTCGAGGTCGTCGCGAACGAGGTCAAGGCCCTCGCAGACGAGACGAAGGAAGCGGTCGGCGACATCGACGACCGCATCGAGGCCATCGAGTCCGGAGCGACCGAGACCGTCGAAGACATCCGGGAGACGCGCGACGCCGTCTCCGAGGGGGTCCGGACGGTCCGCGAGGCCCAAGAGGCGCTAGAGAAGGTCGTCGACAACGTCGAGGAGACGACGGACGGAATCCGCGAAATCAGCGACGCGACCGACGACCAGTCGATGACGACCCAAGAGGTCGTCGGGATGGTGGACGAAATCACGGATATCAGCGACGACACCGCCGACGAGGCCACCGACATCGCCGCCGCGACCGAGGAGCAGACGGCGTCGCTCAAGGAGGTCTCCAGAAGCGCGGAAGAACTCTCGGAGCGGGCCGAGGCGCTCGCGGCCACGGTTGACCAGTTCGAGGTGGGCCACGAGGACGAGCGGGTCTCCCAACGGACTGACTCGCCGCCGTCTCGCTAA